From Streptomyces sp. TLI_235, a single genomic window includes:
- a CDS encoding putative peptidoglycan binding protein gives MLNQADIPKGTTVLGTDIGGDTRDQAVSALDESVAKTGKEPIKLKLGGQALTLDPATAGLSFDTTATVDGLTKHSYNPVEVIGSLAGGTKAVAPEVKVDRSKLKAALDELAAKSGQGLKEGFVRFTETGQAEVVAGKPGQGLDSAAAAEQVEQAYRNRAAGQPEGEVALTLTAAQPKVGEDVLKAAAVELGKQVLNGNVTLKAGARKWDFGKLTASRALTLAPDASGKVVLTWDLDKLDAALNGVFDKAKTRKNGALVAITPQDVADGIATVIGKTGKDRVFTFPA, from the coding sequence ATGCTCAACCAGGCGGACATCCCCAAGGGCACCACCGTGCTCGGCACCGACATCGGCGGCGACACCCGCGACCAGGCGGTGAGCGCCCTCGACGAGTCGGTGGCCAAGACCGGCAAGGAGCCGATCAAGCTGAAGCTGGGCGGCCAGGCGCTGACCCTCGACCCGGCCACCGCCGGTCTGAGCTTCGACACCACCGCCACCGTGGACGGGCTGACCAAGCACAGCTACAACCCGGTCGAGGTGATCGGCTCGCTGGCGGGCGGTACCAAGGCGGTCGCGCCCGAGGTCAAGGTCGACCGGTCGAAGCTCAAGGCGGCGCTGGACGAGCTGGCCGCGAAGTCCGGTCAGGGCCTCAAGGAGGGCTTCGTCCGCTTCACCGAGACCGGCCAGGCCGAGGTCGTGGCCGGCAAGCCCGGGCAGGGCCTGGACTCCGCGGCCGCCGCGGAGCAGGTCGAGCAGGCCTACCGCAACCGCGCGGCCGGCCAGCCGGAGGGCGAGGTCGCGCTGACGCTGACCGCGGCCCAGCCGAAGGTCGGTGAGGACGTGCTCAAAGCGGCCGCCGTCGAGCTCGGCAAGCAGGTCCTCAACGGCAATGTGACGCTCAAGGCCGGCGCCAGGAAGTGGGACTTCGGCAAGCTCACCGCGAGCAGGGCGCTGACCCTCGCCCCGGACGCCTCCGGCAAGGTCGTCCTCACCTGGGACCTGGACAAGCTGGACGCCGCGCTGAACGGCGTCTTCGACAAGGCCAAGACCCGCAAGAACGGGGCGCTCGTCGCGATCACCCCGCAGGACGTCGCGGACGGCATCGCCACCGTGATCGGCAAGACCGGCAAGGACCGCGTCTTCACCTTCCCCGCCTGA
- a CDS encoding peptide/nickel transport system permease protein — protein MLRKLTNYLIMVTLAASLSYIVAGLSLHPQANYEGRNPPLAKSTISKTLDDVNMNPDRPILERFGTWANGVVHGDLGKTIDGSPVNDEVGRRIGVSTRLLLLATLIGSAGGVAMGALGAVKQYKLFDRVTTVGSFFVLAMPTFVLGLFLKISSINFLGAGTIHFTGETDPEFAGRWDFAALANRAEHMLLPGLTLILIQVALYSRYQRSTMLDVLGSDFLRTARAKGLRRRTALVKHGLRTAVLPVVPLLVFNIVLLFVGATFTEKTFGWHGMGEMLVNSITRNDVNSTAAGALFTAVLVLIAGLLSELAYAALDPRVRVR, from the coding sequence ATGCTTCGCAAGCTGACCAATTACCTGATTATGGTCACGCTTGCGGCGTCTCTCTCCTACATCGTCGCGGGGCTGAGTCTCCATCCCCAGGCGAACTACGAGGGACGCAACCCTCCCCTGGCGAAGAGCACCATCAGCAAGACGCTCGACGACGTCAACATGAACCCCGACAGGCCCATCCTGGAGCGCTTCGGCACCTGGGCGAACGGCGTCGTCCACGGCGACCTGGGCAAGACCATCGACGGCTCCCCCGTCAACGACGAGGTCGGCCGCCGCATCGGCGTCTCGACCCGTCTCCTGCTGCTGGCCACCCTGATCGGCTCGGCCGGCGGCGTCGCGATGGGCGCGCTCGGCGCGGTGAAGCAGTACAAGCTCTTCGACCGCGTCACCACCGTCGGCTCGTTCTTCGTCCTCGCGATGCCGACGTTCGTCCTCGGTCTGTTCCTGAAGATCTCCTCGATCAACTTCCTCGGCGCGGGCACGATCCACTTCACCGGTGAGACCGACCCCGAGTTCGCCGGCCGCTGGGACTTCGCGGCGCTCGCCAACCGCGCCGAGCACATGCTGCTGCCCGGGCTCACCCTGATCCTCATTCAGGTCGCGCTCTACAGCCGGTACCAGCGCAGCACCATGCTCGACGTGCTCGGCAGCGACTTCCTCCGCACCGCCCGCGCCAAGGGCCTGCGCCGCCGCACGGCCCTGGTGAAGCACGGCCTGCGGACCGCCGTCCTGCCGGTCGTCCCGCTGCTGGTCTTCAACATCGTGCTGCTGTTCGTCGGCGCCACCTTCACCGAGAAGACCTTCGGCTGGCACGGCATGGGCGAGATGCTCGTCAACTCGATCACACGCAACGACGTGAACTCGACCGCGGCAGGCGCGCTGTTCACCGCAGTCCTGGTGCTCATCGCCGGCCTCCTCTCCGAACTCGCCTACGCGGCGCTCGATCCGCGCGTCCGGGTGCGCTGA
- a CDS encoding peptide/nickel transport system permease protein translates to MSVNPSAAKPSAKRSGRARLTVRRFARNRLALVGLGIIVLLFLAAYIGPLVDKYDYTFHDYMAFTAPPGGDHWWGTNQGGQDLFALTMRGLQKSLVIGLLVGVISTLVAAAVGSFAAYYGGWVDRLLMWGVDLLLVLPSFLIIAVLSPAFRSASWLVFVVLLAAFSWMITGRVVRSMTLTLKDREFVKAAKYMGVPGPVIVFRHILPNMASLLIIDSVIQVGAAVIGESGLSFFGFGVQPPDVSLGTIIAENTTNAPTFPWLFYFPAGCLVLIGLAVSFVGDGLRDAFDPNASGAKARRKPAKAAGAEAPAGQVPGQIQGPNTSSDVLSAP, encoded by the coding sequence ATGAGCGTCAACCCGTCCGCTGCGAAGCCCTCGGCCAAGCGATCCGGCCGCGCCCGGCTGACCGTCCGCCGCTTTGCCCGCAACCGCCTGGCCCTGGTGGGCCTGGGCATCATCGTCCTGCTGTTCCTGGCGGCCTACATCGGCCCGCTGGTGGACAAGTACGACTACACCTTCCACGACTACATGGCCTTCACCGCGCCGCCCGGCGGCGACCACTGGTGGGGCACCAACCAGGGCGGCCAGGACCTGTTCGCGCTGACCATGCGCGGACTCCAGAAGTCCCTGGTGATCGGCCTGCTGGTCGGTGTGATCTCCACCCTGGTGGCGGCCGCCGTCGGCTCCTTCGCCGCCTACTACGGCGGCTGGGTCGACCGGCTCCTGATGTGGGGCGTCGACCTGCTGCTGGTCCTGCCCAGCTTCCTGATCATCGCCGTGCTCTCGCCGGCGTTCCGCTCGGCCAGCTGGCTGGTGTTCGTCGTCCTGCTCGCCGCCTTCAGCTGGATGATCACCGGACGTGTCGTCCGCAGCATGACCCTGACGCTGAAGGACCGCGAGTTCGTCAAGGCCGCCAAGTACATGGGCGTCCCCGGCCCGGTCATCGTGTTCCGGCACATCCTGCCGAACATGGCCTCGCTGCTGATCATCGACTCGGTGATCCAGGTCGGCGCGGCGGTCATCGGCGAGAGCGGCCTCTCCTTCTTCGGCTTCGGTGTGCAACCGCCGGACGTGTCGCTCGGCACGATCATCGCGGAGAACACCACCAACGCGCCGACCTTCCCGTGGCTGTTCTACTTCCCCGCCGGCTGCCTGGTGCTGATCGGCCTCGCGGTCTCCTTCGTCGGTGACGGCCTGCGCGACGCCTTCGACCCCAACGCCTCCGGTGCGAAGGCCCGCCGCAAGCCGGCCAAGGCCGCGGGCGCCGAAGCCCCCGCCGGCCAGGTGCCCGGCCAGATCCAGGGCCCGAACACCTCGTCCGACGTGCTGAGCGCCCCGTGA
- a CDS encoding peptide/nickel transport system ATP-binding protein gives MSDIRLDKTAAPVLEVRDLHVSFPSEAGEVRAVRGVSYSVRPGEVLGIVGESGSGKSVSSMAVLGLLPDTAAISGSVRLGGRELLGLSDAELSGIRGKDIGMVFQDPLSALTPVYSVGTQIVEALRIHQNMSKDKARARAIELLDVVGIPDPKRRVDNFPHEFSGGMRQRAMIAMAIANDPKVIIADEPTTALDVTIQAQVLEVLKTAQDVTGAAIVMITHDLGVIAGFADRVQVMYAGKPVETGSVDEVYYEPRMPYTIGLLGSIPRLDESERRALTPIEGNPPSMVALPKGCPFQARCPIAVDRCSETEPQLEIRAGSSHPTACHRSSDLAGELDPATIFPLPEVPTPHALESRPREDRTSVLSVDGLVKHFPVTHGAVVKRKVGVVRAVDGISLDIREGETLGLVGESGCGKSTTLLEILDLPSDQTGTVTVLGRDVKSLKRADRKALRRDMQIVFQDPMAALDSRMPIGDILAEPLKTHGWDRDRINARVPELLSLVGLDPDHADRYPQEFSGGQRQRISIARALALEPKLVVLDEPVSALDVSIQAGVLNLLDELKSRLGLSYLFVAHDLSVVRHIADRIAVMYLGRIVEQGTTDEIFAAPSHPYTQALLSAVPVPDPQRERERSRILLSGDLPSPSDVPSGCRFRNRCPKFLTLSDTDQARCRDEDPGDSRLGTDHVAACHFAAPLEVV, from the coding sequence GTGAGCGACATCCGGCTGGACAAGACCGCAGCGCCCGTCCTCGAGGTGCGCGACCTGCACGTGTCGTTCCCGAGCGAGGCCGGCGAGGTCCGCGCGGTGCGCGGCGTCTCGTACTCGGTGCGGCCGGGCGAGGTGCTGGGCATCGTCGGCGAGTCCGGCTCCGGCAAGTCCGTGTCCTCGATGGCCGTCCTCGGCCTGCTGCCCGACACCGCCGCGATCAGCGGCTCCGTCCGGCTCGGCGGCCGCGAGCTGCTCGGCCTGTCGGACGCCGAGCTCTCGGGCATCCGCGGCAAGGACATCGGTATGGTCTTCCAGGACCCGCTGTCCGCCCTCACCCCGGTCTACAGCGTCGGTACGCAGATCGTCGAGGCGCTGCGGATCCACCAGAACATGTCGAAGGACAAGGCCCGGGCGCGGGCGATCGAGCTGCTCGACGTGGTCGGCATCCCCGACCCGAAGCGCCGCGTGGACAACTTCCCGCACGAGTTCTCCGGCGGTATGCGCCAGCGCGCGATGATCGCCATGGCGATCGCCAACGACCCCAAGGTGATCATCGCCGACGAACCGACCACCGCGCTCGACGTGACCATCCAGGCGCAGGTGCTGGAGGTCCTGAAGACCGCTCAGGACGTCACCGGCGCCGCGATCGTGATGATCACTCACGACCTCGGCGTGATCGCCGGCTTCGCCGACCGCGTCCAGGTGATGTACGCGGGCAAGCCGGTGGAGACCGGCAGCGTGGACGAGGTCTACTACGAGCCGCGGATGCCGTACACCATCGGCCTGCTCGGCTCCATCCCGCGGCTCGACGAGAGCGAGCGCCGCGCGCTCACCCCGATCGAGGGCAACCCGCCGTCGATGGTCGCGCTGCCGAAGGGCTGCCCGTTCCAGGCGCGCTGCCCGATCGCCGTCGACCGCTGCTCCGAGACGGAGCCGCAGCTCGAGATCCGGGCCGGCAGCAGCCACCCGACCGCGTGCCACCGCAGCTCCGACCTCGCCGGCGAGCTGGACCCTGCCACGATCTTCCCGCTGCCGGAGGTCCCCACCCCCCACGCGCTGGAGTCCCGTCCGCGCGAGGACCGCACCTCGGTGCTGTCGGTGGACGGGCTGGTCAAGCACTTCCCGGTCACCCACGGCGCGGTGGTCAAGCGCAAGGTGGGCGTGGTCCGCGCGGTGGACGGCATCTCGCTGGACATCCGCGAGGGCGAGACGCTGGGCCTGGTCGGCGAGTCCGGCTGCGGCAAGTCGACCACCCTGCTGGAGATCCTCGACCTCCCGAGCGACCAGACCGGCACGGTGACCGTGCTCGGCCGCGACGTGAAGAGCCTCAAGCGGGCCGACCGCAAGGCGCTCCGCCGTGACATGCAGATCGTCTTCCAGGACCCGATGGCGGCCCTGGACTCGCGGATGCCGATCGGCGACATCCTGGCCGAGCCGCTGAAGACGCACGGCTGGGACCGGGACCGGATCAACGCCCGCGTGCCGGAGCTGCTGTCCCTGGTGGGCCTGGACCCGGACCACGCGGACCGCTACCCGCAGGAGTTCTCCGGCGGTCAGCGCCAGCGCATCTCCATCGCCCGCGCCCTGGCGCTGGAGCCCAAGCTGGTCGTCCTGGACGAGCCGGTGTCCGCCCTGGACGTCTCCATCCAGGCCGGCGTGCTCAACCTGCTGGACGAGCTGAAGTCCCGCCTGGGCCTGAGCTACCTGTTCGTCGCGCACGACCTCTCCGTGGTCCGCCACATCGCCGACCGGATCGCCGTGATGTACCTCGGCCGGATCGTCGAGCAGGGCACCACCGACGAGATCTTCGCGGCTCCCTCGCACCCGTACACCCAGGCCCTGCTGTCGGCCGTTCCGGTGCCCGACCCGCAGCGTGAGCGCGAGCGGTCCCGGATCCTGCTCTCCGGCGATCTCCCCAGCCCGTCGGACGTTCCGAGCGGCTGCCGGTTCCGCAACCGCTGCCCGAAGTTCCTCACCCTGTCCGACACGGATCAGGCGCGCTGCCGGGACGAGGACCCGGGCGACAGCCGCCTCGGGACCGACCACGTGGCCGCGTGCCACTTCGCCGCCCCGCTGGAAGTGGTCTGA
- a CDS encoding peptide/nickel transport system substrate-binding protein, with product MKQNRIPVALVASIAAASLSLTACSSSGKSDDKAAPPKADAPKMTQRAINEKPRTDLKQGGSLNWAIDQLSSQWNPLEADGNETSTTDVVKAVMPTFWRSDAGGAQTVNKDYLVDAKSETKDGKQVVTWTLNPKAKWSDGTPITWKDIEANWKSQNGSNTAFKATSTTGFDQIESIVKGADDYQAIATFKTPFSEWQALFNNAANAPLFPASQISTPELFNTSYVDKIPVTAGPFKLDKIDQTAKTVTVVADPNWWGNKPLLDKIVYKAMDTNAMPQAFQNGEIDFYNNGPDASGFKQIQATPDGEVREAGGPNFRHFMLNGKSPMLTDPKVRQAIFQGIDRATIGKSDLNGLGWPAEPMNNHFLVPNQNGYKDNSNGLSTFNPEVAKKTLDEAGWKLDGDVRKKDGKELALKFVIPAGVTVATNEGSMLTQMMKQIGVKITVFTAPSNEFFDKYIYKYDFDMTAFSLIGTPFPASSSTANFKTDGGANYSQVGSPELDKAMADAAAAPTTEAAMEAINRADGEAWKVAGLITLYQRPAIFGVKKAVANLGAPGLSDYIYEDIGFTK from the coding sequence TTGAAGCAGAACCGGATCCCGGTCGCGCTGGTCGCTTCCATCGCTGCCGCGTCGCTCTCCCTCACCGCCTGCTCCAGCAGCGGCAAGTCCGACGACAAGGCCGCGCCCCCGAAGGCCGACGCGCCGAAGATGACCCAGCGGGCCATCAACGAGAAGCCGCGCACCGATCTGAAGCAGGGCGGCAGCCTCAACTGGGCCATCGACCAGCTCTCCAGCCAGTGGAACCCCCTGGAGGCCGACGGCAACGAGACGTCGACCACCGACGTCGTCAAGGCCGTCATGCCGACCTTCTGGCGTTCGGACGCCGGTGGCGCCCAGACGGTGAACAAGGACTACCTGGTCGACGCCAAGTCGGAGACCAAGGACGGCAAGCAGGTCGTCACCTGGACCCTCAACCCCAAGGCCAAGTGGTCGGACGGCACCCCGATCACCTGGAAGGACATCGAGGCCAACTGGAAGTCCCAGAACGGCAGCAACACCGCGTTCAAGGCCACCTCGACCACCGGCTTCGACCAGATCGAGTCGATCGTCAAGGGCGCCGACGACTACCAGGCGATCGCCACCTTCAAGACCCCGTTCTCGGAGTGGCAGGCGCTGTTCAACAACGCCGCCAACGCGCCGCTCTTCCCGGCCTCGCAGATCTCCACCCCGGAGCTGTTCAACACCAGCTACGTGGACAAGATCCCGGTCACCGCCGGCCCGTTCAAGCTGGACAAGATCGACCAGACCGCCAAGACGGTCACCGTCGTCGCCGACCCCAACTGGTGGGGCAACAAGCCGCTCCTGGACAAGATCGTCTACAAGGCGATGGACACCAACGCCATGCCGCAGGCGTTCCAGAACGGTGAGATCGACTTCTACAACAACGGCCCGGACGCGTCCGGCTTCAAGCAGATCCAGGCCACCCCGGACGGTGAGGTCCGCGAGGCCGGCGGCCCGAACTTCCGCCACTTCATGCTCAACGGCAAGAGCCCGATGCTGACCGACCCCAAGGTCCGCCAGGCCATCTTCCAGGGCATCGACCGCGCGACCATCGGCAAGTCGGACCTGAACGGCCTCGGCTGGCCGGCCGAGCCGATGAACAACCACTTCCTGGTGCCGAACCAGAACGGCTACAAGGACAACTCCAACGGTCTGAGCACCTTCAACCCCGAGGTTGCCAAGAAGACCCTGGACGAGGCCGGCTGGAAGCTGGACGGCGACGTCCGCAAGAAGGACGGCAAGGAGCTCGCCCTCAAGTTCGTGATCCCGGCCGGCGTGACCGTGGCCACGAACGAGGGCTCCATGCTGACCCAGATGATGAAGCAGATCGGCGTGAAGATCACCGTCTTCACCGCCCCGTCGAACGAGTTCTTCGACAAGTACATCTACAAGTACGACTTCGACATGACCGCGTTCTCGCTGATCGGCACGCCGTTCCCGGCCAGCAGCTCGACCGCGAACTTCAAGACCGACGGTGGCGCCAACTACAGCCAGGTCGGCAGCCCGGAGCTCGACAAGGCGATGGCCGACGCGGCCGCCGCCCCGACCACCGAGGCCGCCATGGAGGCGATCAACCGCGCCGACGGTGAGGCCTGGAAGGTCGCCGGTCTGATCACGCTGTACCAGCGCCCCGCCATCTTCGGTGTGAAGAAGGCCGTGGCCAACCTCGGTGCCCCGGGTCTCTCGGACTACATCTACGAGGACATCGGCTTCACCAAGTGA
- a CDS encoding oligopeptide transport system ATP-binding protein: MTSDGAGTVDAVPEDAAFAREVPRGEPILQVRDLVKYFPLTRGIIVKKQVGAVKAVDGISFDLMQGETLGIVGESGCGKSTLAKVLMNLEPATSGSVRFKGEEISHLKGTALHHVRRNIQMVFQDPYTSLNPRMTVGDIIGEPFEIHPEVAPKGDRRKAVEDLLDVVGLNPEYINRYPHQFSGGQRQRIGIARGLALKPEVIICDEPVSALDVSVQAQVINLLEQLQNDFNLSYMFIAHDLSIVRHISDRVGVMYLGKMVEIGSDEQIYEHATHPYTQALLSAVPVPDPAAREDRDRIVLTGDVPSPANPPSGCRFRTRCWKAQEKCAVEIPLLTVRPWLEGHAAHESACHFASERETG, translated from the coding sequence ATGACGTCTGACGGGGCGGGAACGGTGGACGCCGTGCCCGAGGACGCCGCCTTCGCCCGGGAGGTGCCCCGCGGTGAGCCGATCCTGCAGGTCAGGGACCTGGTCAAGTACTTCCCGCTGACCCGGGGCATCATCGTCAAGAAGCAGGTCGGCGCGGTGAAGGCCGTCGACGGCATCTCCTTCGACCTGATGCAGGGCGAGACCCTGGGCATCGTCGGCGAGTCCGGCTGCGGCAAGTCGACCCTCGCCAAGGTGCTGATGAACCTGGAACCCGCCACCAGCGGCTCCGTCCGGTTCAAGGGCGAGGAGATCTCCCACCTCAAGGGCACCGCGCTCCACCACGTCCGCCGCAACATCCAGATGGTGTTCCAGGACCCGTACACCTCGCTGAACCCGCGGATGACGGTCGGCGACATCATCGGCGAGCCCTTCGAGATCCACCCGGAGGTCGCGCCGAAGGGCGACCGCCGCAAGGCGGTGGAGGACCTGCTGGACGTGGTCGGCCTGAACCCGGAGTACATCAACCGGTACCCGCACCAGTTCTCCGGCGGCCAGCGCCAGCGCATCGGCATCGCCCGCGGCCTCGCGCTCAAGCCCGAGGTGATCATCTGCGACGAGCCGGTCTCCGCGCTCGACGTCTCCGTCCAGGCCCAGGTGATCAACCTGCTGGAACAGCTCCAGAACGACTTCAACCTGTCGTACATGTTCATCGCGCACGACCTGTCCATCGTCCGGCACATCTCCGACCGGGTCGGCGTGATGTACCTCGGCAAGATGGTCGAGATCGGCTCGGACGAGCAGATCTACGAGCACGCCACCCACCCGTACACCCAGGCGCTGCTCTCCGCGGTGCCGGTGCCGGACCCGGCCGCCCGCGAGGACCGCGACCGGATCGTGCTGACCGGCGACGTGCCCTCGCCCGCCAACCCGCCGTCCGGTTGCCGCTTCCGCACCCGCTGCTGGAAGGCCCAGGAGAAGTGCGCGGTGGAGATCCCGCTGCTCACCGTCCGCCCCTGGCTGGAGGGCCACGCCGCGCACGAGTCCGCGTGCCACTTCGCCTCGGAGCGCGAGACCGGGTAG
- a CDS encoding oligopeptide transport system ATP-binding protein, producing the protein MNSGNSDDDGAILIDSRASSGGAPGDELLDVRGLQVEFRTRDGVAKAVNGVDYSVAAGETLAVLGESGSGKSVTAQAIMGILDSPPGFVTGGEIVFKGRDLLKLGAEERRKIRGEQMAMIFQDALSALNPVHSVGTQLGEMYRVHRGSSRKEARAKAVELMERVRIPAAKERVDDYPHQFSGGMRQRIMIAMALALEPDLIIADEPTTALDVTVQAQVMDLLAELQAEYNMGLILITHDLGVVADVADKIAVMYAGRIVETAPVDQLYKSPAHPYSRGLLDSIPRLDQKGQELYAIKGLPPNLLRIPAGCAFNPRCPRAQDICRREEPELFDVTDDDGAHLAGRGSACFFWKETLHDV; encoded by the coding sequence ATGAACAGCGGCAACAGCGACGACGACGGCGCCATCCTGATCGACTCCCGCGCGTCCAGCGGCGGTGCGCCCGGCGACGAACTGCTCGACGTGCGCGGCCTGCAGGTCGAGTTCCGCACCCGGGACGGCGTCGCCAAGGCGGTGAACGGGGTGGACTACTCCGTCGCCGCCGGCGAGACCCTCGCCGTCCTGGGCGAGTCCGGCTCCGGCAAGTCCGTCACCGCCCAGGCGATCATGGGCATCCTGGACAGCCCGCCCGGCTTCGTCACCGGCGGTGAGATCGTCTTCAAGGGCCGCGACCTGCTCAAGCTCGGCGCCGAGGAGCGCCGGAAGATCCGCGGCGAGCAGATGGCGATGATCTTCCAGGACGCGCTGTCCGCCCTGAACCCCGTCCACAGCGTCGGCACCCAGCTCGGCGAGATGTACCGCGTGCACCGCGGCTCCTCCCGCAAGGAGGCCAGGGCCAAGGCCGTCGAGCTGATGGAGCGCGTGCGCATCCCGGCCGCCAAGGAACGCGTCGACGACTACCCGCACCAGTTCTCCGGCGGCATGCGCCAGCGCATCATGATCGCCATGGCGCTGGCTCTGGAACCCGATCTGATCATCGCGGACGAGCCCACCACCGCCCTGGACGTCACCGTCCAGGCCCAGGTGATGGACCTGCTGGCGGAGCTCCAGGCCGAGTACAACATGGGCCTGATCCTGATCACCCACGACCTCGGCGTGGTCGCCGACGTGGCCGACAAGATCGCCGTCATGTACGCCGGCCGGATCGTCGAGACCGCCCCCGTCGACCAGCTCTACAAGAGCCCCGCCCACCCCTACAGCCGCGGCCTGCTCGACTCCATCCCGCGCCTGGACCAGAAGGGCCAGGAGCTCTACGCCATCAAGGGCCTGCCGCCCAACCTGCTGCGGATCCCCGCCGGCTGCGCGTTCAACCCGCGCTGCCCGCGGGCCCAGGACATCTGCCGCCGGGAGGAGCCCGAGCTGTTCGACGTCACCGACGACGACGGCGCGCACCTCGCCGGGCGGGGCAGCGCATGCTTCTTCTGGAAGGAGACCCTCCATGACGTCTGA
- a CDS encoding oligopeptide transport system permease protein — translation MPDQEKYNKADPLADAGTEEEEIQSAVESRTFDLGTMEAQTLIKNERLADEPEIAAADDRVKPRSLWQDAWRDLRRNPIFIISGLLIIFLVVMAIWPGLFTSTDPLKCDLSKAEQGAESGHPFGFDGQGCDVYARTVYGARASITVGVCATVGAALVGTTLGGLAGFLGGWSDSVISRVADIFFGIPILLGGLVFLSVIPSRSIWIVVAFIVVLGWPQIARIGRGAVITAKQQDYVTAARALGANNSRLMLRHILPNAVAPIIVVATIALGTYIALEATLSFLGVGLKPPTVSWGIDISSASATFRNAPHMLLYPAGALSITVLAFIMLGDAVRDALDPKLR, via the coding sequence ATGCCTGACCAGGAGAAGTACAACAAGGCGGACCCGCTCGCGGACGCCGGCACCGAGGAAGAGGAGATCCAGAGCGCCGTCGAGAGCCGCACCTTCGACCTCGGCACCATGGAAGCGCAGACTTTAATCAAGAACGAGCGACTCGCCGACGAACCGGAGATCGCCGCCGCCGACGACCGCGTCAAGCCGCGCAGCCTGTGGCAGGACGCCTGGCGGGACCTGCGCCGCAACCCGATCTTCATCATCTCCGGACTGCTCATCATCTTCCTGGTCGTGATGGCGATCTGGCCCGGGCTGTTCACCTCCACCGACCCGCTGAAGTGCGACCTCTCGAAGGCAGAGCAGGGCGCCGAGTCCGGCCACCCCTTCGGCTTCGACGGGCAGGGCTGCGACGTCTACGCCCGCACGGTCTACGGCGCCCGCGCCTCCATCACGGTCGGCGTCTGCGCGACCGTGGGCGCCGCCCTGGTCGGCACCACGCTCGGCGGCCTGGCCGGCTTCCTCGGCGGCTGGTCCGACTCGGTCATCTCCCGGGTCGCGGACATCTTCTTCGGCATCCCGATCCTGCTCGGCGGCCTGGTCTTCCTGTCGGTCATCCCCAGCCGGTCGATCTGGATCGTCGTCGCCTTCATCGTGGTGCTGGGCTGGCCGCAGATCGCCCGCATCGGCCGAGGCGCCGTGATCACCGCCAAACAGCAGGACTACGTCACCGCGGCCAGGGCACTCGGCGCGAACAACTCCCGGCTGATGCTCCGGCACATCCTGCCCAACGCGGTCGCCCCGATCATCGTCGTGGCCACCATCGCGCTCGGCACCTACATCGCCCTGGAGGCCACCCTGAGCTTCCTCGGCGTCGGCCTCAAACCGCCCACCGTCTCCTGGGGCATCGACATCTCCTCGGCCTCGGCGACCTTCCGCAACGCGCCGCACATGCTGCTCTACCCGGCCGGGGCGCTGAGCATCACCGTCCTCGCGTTCATCATGCTCGGCGACGCCGTCCGCGACGCACTCGACCCGAAGCTGCGCTGA
- a CDS encoding oligopeptide transport system permease protein, with product MGRYVIRRLLQMIPVFLGSTFLIFVMVHALGDPVNALFGDRAPDPVVAQQIREQYNLDEPLWLQYLIYMGNLFRWDFGTTFNGQSVTSLLATAYPATIKLTAVAFTIEVIFGVGFGLISGLRRGGWSDNSVLIFTLIVISIPTFVTGYVLQYLVGVQWGILPATAGEDLSLESLLLPGIVLASVSLAYVARLTRTTVAENSRADFVRTAVAKGLPRRRVVLNHLLRNSLIPVVTFLGADLGALMGGALVTERIFNIHGVGYYLYQGIVRQNTATVVGFVTILIIIYLAANLLVDLLYAVLDPRIRYA from the coding sequence ATGGGACGCTACGTCATCCGACGCCTGCTCCAGATGATCCCGGTGTTCCTCGGGAGCACCTTCCTCATCTTCGTGATGGTCCACGCGCTCGGCGACCCGGTGAACGCGCTGTTCGGCGACCGGGCCCCCGACCCGGTCGTCGCCCAGCAGATCCGCGAGCAGTACAACCTCGACGAGCCGCTGTGGCTCCAGTACCTGATCTACATGGGCAACCTGTTCCGCTGGGACTTCGGCACCACGTTCAACGGCCAGTCGGTCACCTCGCTGCTCGCCACCGCCTACCCGGCGACGATCAAGCTGACCGCGGTGGCGTTCACCATCGAGGTGATCTTCGGCGTCGGCTTCGGCCTCATCAGCGGCCTGCGCCGCGGTGGCTGGTCGGACAACTCGGTGCTGATCTTCACCCTGATCGTCATCTCCATCCCCACCTTCGTCACCGGCTACGTGCTCCAGTACCTGGTCGGCGTGCAGTGGGGCATCCTGCCCGCCACGGCCGGCGAGGACCTCAGCCTCGAATCGCTGCTGCTGCCGGGCATCGTGCTCGCCTCCGTCTCGCTCGCCTACGTCGCCCGCCTCACCCGAACCACCGTCGCCGAGAACTCCCGGGCCGACTTCGTGCGCACCGCGGTGGCAAAGGGTCTGCCCCGCCGCCGGGTCGTGCTCAACCACCTGCTGCGGAACTCGCTCATCCCGGTCGTCACCTTCCTCGGCGCCGACCTCGGCGCGCTCATGGGCGGCGCGCTGGTCACCGAGCGGATCTTCAACATCCATGGCGTGGGCTACTACCTCTACCAGGGCATCGTCCGCCAGAACACGGCCACGGTCGTCGGCTTCGTGACCATCCTGATCATCATCTACCTGGCGGCCAACCTGCTCGTCGACCTGCTCTACGCGGTCCTGGACCCGAGGATCCGTTATGCCTGA